In a single window of the Cucumis melo cultivar AY chromosome 11, USDA_Cmelo_AY_1.0, whole genome shotgun sequence genome:
- the LOC103497668 gene encoding UDP-glycosyltransferase 75C1-like, giving the protein MRNHHFLIVCFPSQGCINPSLQLANKLTSLNIEVTFATTVTASRRMNITQQIPSSSTLSFATFSDGFDDENHKTSDFNHYFSELKRCGSQSLTDLIASLRDDRHRRRPFTFVIYSLLLNWAADVATSFNIPSALFSTQPATVLALYYYYFHGFEDEITNKLQNDGPSLSIELPGLPLLFKSHEMPSFFSPSSQHAFIITPLMREQMEFLGQQKKPTKVLVNTFDALENEALRAIHELEMIAVGPLISTEFRGDLFQVSNGDNYIEWLNSKSNFAVVYISFGSICVLSKEQEEEILYGLLESGYPFLWVIRSKNDEDHEEKWKELVEGKGRIVSWCRQIEVLKHPSLGCFVSHCGWNSTLESLSFGLPMVAFPQQIDQPTNAKLVEDAWKMGVRVKANLEGIVEREEIRRCLDLVMNRKDINGEREVVEKNVEKWKELAWEAINEGGSSVLNLVNFVDEIDVDDELTSTV; this is encoded by the coding sequence ATGAGAAACCACCATTTTCTCATTGTATGTTTCCCTTCTCAAGGATGCATAAACCCTTCCCTTCAACTCGCCAACAAACTCACATCCCTAAACATTGAAGTCACCTTCGCCACCACCGTCACCGCCAGTCGTCGTATGAACATAACCCAACAAATCCCTTCATCATCAACCCTATCCTTCGCCACCTTCTCCGACGGTTTTGACGACGAAAATCACAAAACCTCCGACTTCAACCACTACTTCTCCGAGCTCAAACGTTGCGGCTCTCAATCGCTAACCGATCTTATCGCTTCATTGCGTGACGACCGCCATCGTCGTCGCCCGTTCACTTTTGTGATCTACAGCCTCCTTCTAAATTGGGCAGCTGATGTCGCCACTTCTTTTAATATCCCTTCAGCTCTTTTCTCAACTCAACCAGCTACAGTTTTGGcgttgtattattattattttcatggCTTTGAGGATGAAATTACCAACAAACTCCAAAATGATGGCCCTTCTTTGTCCATAGAATTGCCAGGTTTGCCATTATTGTTTAAAAGTCATGAAAtgccttcttttttctctccttCTAGCCAGCATGCATTTATTATTACTCCTTTAATGAGAGAACAAATGGAGTTTCTTGGTCAACAGAAGAAGCCAACAAAAGTGTTAGTCAACACATTTGACGCTTTAGAAAATGAAGCCTTGAGAGCCATTCATGAGTTGGAAATGATAGCAGTCGGACCTTTGATTAGTACTGAATTTCGTGGTGATTTATTCCAAGTATCTAATGGAGATAATTATATCGAATGGTTGAATTCGAAGTCAAATTTTGCGGTTGTTTATATATCTTTCGGATCGATCTGTGTTTTGTCTAAGGAACAAGAAGAGGAGATTTTGTATGGTTTATTAGAAAGTGGGTATCCATTTTTGTGGGTAATCAGATCAAAAAATGATGAAGATCATGAAGAGAAATGGAAGGAATTGGTGGAAGGGAAAGGGAGAATTGTGAGTTGGTGCAGACAAATTGAAGTATTGAAACATCCTTCATTGGGTTGCTTTGTGAGTCATTGTGGTTGGAATTCAACATTAGAAAGCTTGAGTTTTGGGTTACCAATGGTTGCTTTTCCACAACAAATAGATCAACCTACTAATGCAAAGCTTGTCGAAGATGCGTGGAAGATGGGAGTGAGAGTGAAGGCTAATTTAGAAGGAATTGTGGAGAGGGAAGAAATTAGGAGATGTTTGGATTTGGTAATGAATAGGAAAGATATTAATGGAGAAAGGGAAGTGGTTGAGAAGAACGTTGAGAAGTGGAAAGAATTGGCTTGGGAGGCCATAAATGAAGGTGGATCCTCAGTTTTGAATCT